A portion of the Clostridium gelidum genome contains these proteins:
- a CDS encoding plantaricin C family lantibiotic codes for MNFSKRNPLLRNNMDEFNEIIGSLGDEIDEQNLENIDGGSTPACVAVASVCAVVTAAGGVYAWANEKATAKYKCGGVLTATAECFHC; via the coding sequence ATGAACTTTTCAAAAAGGAATCCATTATTAAGAAATAATATGGATGAATTTAACGAAATCATAGGCAGCCTAGGAGACGAAATTGATGAACAAAACCTTGAAAACATAGATGGGGGATCAACTCCAGCTTGTGTTGCAGTTGCGTCTGTATGTGCTGTAGTAACAGCAGCTGGTGGAGTTTATGCATGGGCAAATGAGAAGGCAACAGCTAAATATAAATGTGGTGGAGTTTTGACTGCTACTGCTGAGTGCTTTCATTGTTAG
- a CDS encoding plantaricin C family lantibiotic — protein sequence MNFSKRNPLLRNNTQEFNEVIGSLGQEIAEQDLGDIDGGSTPLCGAIVATASSWGCVGTVTAVSAAATAASAWVNGKVTAKYKCGGVLTATAECFSC from the coding sequence ATGAACTTTTCAAAAAGAAATCCATTATTAAGAAATAACACACAAGAATTTAACGAGGTAATAGGAAGTCTAGGTCAAGAAATTGCAGAACAAGATCTTGGGGATATAGATGGAGGATCTACTCCACTTTGTGGAGCAATAGTAGCAACAGCATCATCATGGGGATGCGTAGGAACAGTAACAGCAGTATCTGCTGCTGCTACTGCTGCCTCAGCATGGGTAAATGGTAAGGTAACGGCTAAATATAAATGCGGTGGAGTTTTGACTGCTACTGCTGAGTGCTTTTCTTGTTAG